Proteins from one Thiomicrorhabdus sp. genomic window:
- the pgi gene encoding glucose-6-phosphate isomerase: MINTNAFQVLTQLAPEYKKTHLKTFFTEGNERFEEFHIHIPGMLYDFSKQKVDHQIVDNLLQMAEEMHLSDWIEKLFSGEKINASEGRAAWHTALRDIETPLPEVSEQWRKMETIVHELHNKQLRGYEGSPITDVVNIGVGGSDLGPLMITHALEMQKHPKAPHIHFVSTLDARQLEQLLAELNPATTLFVVASKSFTTIDTLSLADTAKFWIQQSTDCPRAIQHHFIGISANPPKMTEWGIAENFQLNFWDWVGGRYSMWSAIGLTIALELGMEGFKDLLAGAHAMDTHFRTAPFKENIPVMVGLIGVWNTNFLDLAGQAILPYDSRLKYFASYLEQLEMESNGKHVRRNGEKTSYRTCPILWGEVGPNAQHAFYQLLHQGTEKVMADFILFIHGQTKNERGQFHHNLNIANCLAQSRAMMIGQDSEDPNKVYPGDQVSNTILMNEVNAYQLGMLVSLYEHKVFVQSVMWDINPFDQWGVELGKKIALDILNRIQTCDSNGLDSSTVGILKTIWKDNNEC, encoded by the coding sequence ATGATCAATACCAACGCATTCCAAGTTTTAACGCAACTGGCGCCAGAGTATAAAAAAACGCATTTAAAAACCTTCTTTACTGAAGGCAATGAGCGTTTTGAGGAATTCCACATCCATATCCCGGGAATGTTGTACGATTTTTCCAAGCAGAAGGTTGACCATCAGATTGTCGACAATCTCCTGCAAATGGCAGAAGAGATGCATCTTTCCGACTGGATTGAGAAACTGTTCTCTGGAGAAAAAATCAATGCCTCCGAAGGGCGCGCCGCCTGGCATACCGCGCTGCGCGATATTGAAACACCTCTGCCTGAAGTATCCGAACAGTGGCGCAAGATGGAAACCATCGTCCATGAACTGCACAATAAGCAGTTGCGCGGCTATGAGGGCAGCCCGATTACCGACGTCGTCAATATCGGGGTCGGTGGAAGCGATCTCGGCCCTCTGATGATTACTCATGCTCTGGAAATGCAGAAGCATCCTAAAGCGCCGCACATTCACTTTGTCTCAACCTTGGATGCCCGCCAACTTGAACAGCTTTTGGCTGAACTTAATCCGGCAACCACACTGTTTGTCGTAGCCTCCAAATCTTTCACGACCATCGACACCCTTTCTCTGGCGGATACTGCCAAGTTCTGGATACAGCAAAGCACCGATTGCCCGCGGGCGATTCAACATCACTTCATCGGCATATCGGCAAACCCGCCAAAAATGACTGAATGGGGAATTGCCGAAAACTTCCAGCTCAATTTCTGGGACTGGGTCGGCGGTCGTTACTCAATGTGGTCGGCAATCGGCCTGACCATCGCCCTTGAACTCGGAATGGAAGGCTTCAAAGACTTACTTGCCGGTGCCCACGCAATGGATACCCATTTCCGGACAGCCCCTTTCAAGGAAAACATTCCGGTAATGGTTGGACTCATTGGCGTCTGGAATACCAATTTCCTCGACCTTGCCGGACAAGCGATTCTGCCTTACGATTCGCGTCTGAAATATTTTGCCAGTTACCTTGAGCAGCTGGAGATGGAAAGTAACGGTAAACATGTCCGCCGCAACGGAGAGAAAACCAGCTATCGAACCTGTCCGATTCTATGGGGTGAAGTCGGGCCGAATGCCCAACACGCCTTCTACCAGCTCCTTCACCAGGGAACGGAAAAAGTCATGGCTGACTTTATCTTGTTCATCCACGGCCAGACCAAGAACGAGCGTGGCCAGTTCCATCACAATTTGAACATTGCCAACTGTCTGGCACAAAGCCGGGCAATGATGATCGGTCAGGACAGCGAAGATCCGAACAAGGTCTATCCCGGAGATCAGGTTTCCAACACGATTTTGATGAACGAAGTCAATGCATATCAGCTTGGGATGCTCGTTTCCCTGTACGAACACAAAGTTTTCGTACAGTCGGTCATGTGGGACATTAACCCATTCGACCAATGGGGCGTTGAACTCGGCAAGAAAATCGCTCTCGACATCCTTAACCGTATTCAAACCTGCGATTCCAACGGGCTGGACAGCTCCACCGTCGGCATCCTAAAAACCATCTGGAAAGACAATAATGAATGTTAA
- a CDS encoding nucleotide sugar dehydrogenase: MNVNVFGSNISAMVCAACLAETGNQVTLVGQPKTGSPEPGLSKLIGEQTASGRLNISSDYDLEADVHILSLRADNSKKAMEIAELLSQSSNPDHCLIIRSNLDLKVIQEIGRKANMPVIVNPDFTAEGQAISGFQKPDRLIVGCSDDYAYKRFKLLFAPFNRNRDIFIQMSPEAAVLTKYATNVLIATRISLMNELARVAESTGADIEEIRQGMGSDKRIGFTYLYPGIGFGGTHLTRDLQRMQKLLDKSGSQQGLLKTVYEINQQQKELLFRKAWQHYRCEMEGRHIAMWGVTYKPNSSVIKEAPSLALIEAFIHQGCHVHLYDPNLGSNFHNWVSKTFDASQQPRIHIHLDMYEAVRNTDGLCVTTEAKQFWSPDLKRLKQDMKIPLILDGRNIYDKDWMKEEGMIYYGVGR, encoded by the coding sequence ATGAATGTTAATGTATTCGGCTCCAATATCAGCGCTATGGTCTGTGCGGCCTGTCTGGCCGAAACCGGTAATCAGGTTACCCTGGTCGGCCAGCCTAAAACCGGCAGTCCGGAACCGGGCCTGTCAAAACTCATCGGCGAACAAACAGCCAGCGGCCGTTTGAATATTTCCTCAGATTACGACCTTGAAGCAGATGTACACATCCTGTCTCTGCGGGCCGATAACAGTAAAAAAGCGATGGAAATCGCCGAATTGCTATCGCAGTCATCCAATCCGGATCATTGCCTGATCATTCGTTCTAACCTGGATCTGAAAGTCATTCAGGAAATCGGACGTAAGGCGAACATGCCAGTGATCGTCAACCCCGATTTTACAGCAGAAGGTCAGGCAATCAGTGGTTTTCAGAAACCCGACCGCCTGATCGTCGGTTGCAGTGACGACTACGCCTACAAACGCTTCAAACTGCTGTTTGCCCCATTTAACCGTAACCGAGATATCTTTATTCAGATGTCTCCGGAAGCGGCGGTACTGACCAAATACGCCACTAACGTTTTAATTGCAACCCGTATCAGTTTGATGAACGAGCTGGCTCGAGTTGCAGAAAGTACCGGTGCCGACATTGAAGAAATCCGTCAAGGAATGGGAAGCGATAAACGCATTGGTTTTACCTACCTCTATCCCGGAATCGGCTTCGGCGGAACTCACCTGACCCGCGACTTGCAGAGAATGCAGAAATTACTGGATAAATCCGGTTCTCAACAAGGTCTGCTGAAAACTGTCTACGAGATTAACCAGCAGCAAAAAGAGTTGCTGTTCCGTAAAGCCTGGCAACATTATCGTTGCGAGATGGAAGGTCGTCATATCGCCATGTGGGGGGTTACCTACAAACCAAACTCCAGCGTGATCAAAGAAGCTCCGAGTCTTGCCCTGATTGAAGCCTTTATTCATCAAGGCTGCCATGTTCACCTATACGACCCGAACCTCGGCAGCAACTTCCATAACTGGGTCAGCAAAACTTTCGACGCTTCTCAACAACCGAGAATTCATATTCACCTGGATATGTACGAAGCCGTTCGAAACACTGACGGTCTTTGCGTTACTACGGAAGCCAAGCAATTCTGGTCCCCAGACCTGAAACGTTTGAAACAGGATATGAAGATTCCGCTGATCCTTGATGGCCGTAACATTTACGACAAAGACTGGATGAAAGAAGAAGGCATGATCTACTACGGCGTCGGCCGCTGA
- a CDS encoding methyl-accepting chemotaxis protein has protein sequence MSKPVTGKIANKYFYSYLLASILVGVIGVLLVGATGSSQLIGVAVLIGVLALFHWLSIELFIKPKIVEPFDRALSVSESSSEDLQKEMAFVESIKTVVDQDESNIMLADEDLNITYMNPSIVKTLKKVEADIQKMLPHFVADELIGKNIDIFHVHPAHQRKLLANLTETYTANLTLGELHLEIIVNPRWGKDGKRDGFVTEWRDVTEQVKLEKMQRDVEGKLKVMVERAAIGHLGEQIDVSALDGFIHDLGQQINNMSSAIQAANENISDVVMRLSAGDLTKRVDGDYEGGLGEMKDAINTSMDNLSSILAQVNVAIEDVAKDTQATAQRNSDLSSRIQQQAASIEETAATMEEMTAAVRNNASNAQQANDLTISASQKTQQGAEVMTQTIEAMEQIKDSSAQIEQIIGLIDSIAFQTNLLALNAAVEAARAGEHGRGFAVVAGEVRALAGKSAEAAKDIKSLIDQSVDKIQLGTKLAQNSGESLNEINHAIQQVTEIVSEIAASSNEQAQGVEQLNQAIASLDQNTQENAILVEESAHSAAGIEQQSLELVDQMKNFEISDSFVDAVQKRRTQDKSAADVPQIKRVEVEEIPRIRTAKPAAVSRNELSDEWEEF, from the coding sequence ATGTCGAAACCAGTCACAGGGAAAATTGCCAACAAGTATTTTTACAGTTATTTGCTGGCGTCTATTTTAGTCGGTGTCATTGGAGTCTTGCTTGTCGGTGCGACGGGAAGTTCGCAACTGATCGGCGTTGCGGTTCTGATTGGCGTTTTAGCGCTTTTTCACTGGCTGTCAATTGAGTTATTCATTAAACCGAAAATCGTCGAGCCGTTTGATCGGGCACTGAGTGTTTCCGAAAGCAGCTCCGAAGATCTGCAGAAAGAGATGGCTTTTGTCGAAAGCATTAAAACGGTGGTTGACCAGGATGAATCCAATATCATGCTGGCGGATGAAGATTTGAACATTACTTATATGAACCCTTCGATTGTTAAGACGTTGAAGAAAGTCGAAGCGGATATTCAAAAAATGTTGCCGCACTTTGTGGCAGATGAGCTGATCGGCAAAAATATCGATATTTTCCATGTCCATCCGGCTCATCAGCGTAAGTTGCTGGCCAATCTGACCGAAACTTACACGGCTAATCTGACTTTGGGTGAATTGCATCTGGAAATCATTGTGAATCCTCGATGGGGGAAAGACGGTAAGCGCGACGGTTTTGTTACCGAGTGGAGAGATGTCACCGAGCAGGTGAAGCTGGAAAAAATGCAGCGTGATGTCGAAGGCAAGTTGAAAGTGATGGTTGAACGGGCGGCAATCGGGCATTTGGGTGAACAGATCGATGTTTCCGCGCTGGATGGTTTTATTCACGATCTGGGACAGCAAATCAACAATATGTCTTCGGCGATTCAAGCCGCCAACGAAAATATTTCCGATGTCGTTATGCGTTTGTCGGCGGGGGATTTGACCAAGCGGGTTGACGGGGATTACGAAGGCGGCCTTGGCGAGATGAAAGACGCAATTAATACTTCGATGGATAATCTGTCGAGCATTTTGGCTCAAGTGAATGTTGCGATTGAGGATGTCGCTAAAGATACGCAAGCCACTGCACAGCGCAATAGCGATCTATCCAGCCGAATTCAGCAACAGGCGGCGTCGATTGAAGAAACTGCGGCTACAATGGAAGAAATGACTGCTGCCGTGCGAAACAATGCTTCGAATGCCCAGCAGGCGAATGATTTGACGATCAGTGCATCTCAGAAAACCCAGCAGGGTGCCGAAGTCATGACTCAAACTATCGAGGCGATGGAACAGATTAAAGACTCTTCGGCGCAAATTGAACAGATTATCGGTTTGATTGATTCAATCGCATTCCAGACCAATCTGTTGGCATTGAATGCTGCAGTCGAAGCGGCAAGAGCTGGTGAGCATGGTCGCGGGTTCGCTGTCGTAGCCGGTGAAGTTCGTGCTTTGGCCGGGAAATCTGCTGAAGCGGCCAAGGACATTAAGTCTCTGATTGATCAATCGGTCGATAAAATCCAACTGGGAACCAAGCTGGCACAGAATTCCGGCGAGTCACTGAATGAAATCAATCATGCCATTCAGCAGGTAACGGAAATTGTCTCCGAGATTGCGGCGTCCTCAAACGAACAGGCGCAAGGAGTTGAGCAACTGAATCAGGCGATCGCTTCTCTGGATCAGAATACTCAGGAAAATGCGATTCTGGTAGAAGAATCTGCTCACAGTGCCGCCGGTATTGAGCAGCAATCGCTTGAGCTGGTGGATCAGATGAAAAATTTCGAAATCTCCGACAGCTTCGTTGACGCGGTGCAAAAACGCAGAACTCAAGATAAATCGGCTGCGGATGTGCCTCAGATAAAACGTGTTGAAGTGGAGGAGATTCCTCGGATTCGTACAGCCAAACCGGCAGCGGTCTCGCGCAATGAATTAAGCGACGAGTGGGAGGAATTCTAA
- a CDS encoding site-specific integrase, with translation MKKSDITKWINNNYPHNRLGDDSVQGLHLKKNSNSISWRLLYRDSIGKQRNIVLGRYPSMTLEEARKRGRELYAEIIRGNDPLRQRDEEKAKAANTLKGYLDEIYTKILDTKKSGRETRQIFDRHFSHLFKKAMTELNARDITAWQAQMIDNGKAFATQKRAYGALKTLLNDAVKRGVLTDNPLAKVTLDKIHESEEVHLERKSKRSYLTKEQIHQLFAGLDKYQEQKREGRRNSRAHGRAYLPNLDNLEFVDYVKPFVLTMFYTGFRNGDVYGLRWEHIHFYEDSATIHKTIEKTAHKKPEAKTFPIADELATILQIWRVQNANPKSGYVFSNPEGERLGDTALKKPWKKIKEFSELPDSLDLYTLRHNFASWLVMNGSDLLTVAKLMGHSDIRMIIDHYGHLQPDTLEKAVSESFAKMFA, from the coding sequence ATGAAAAAGTCAGATATCACAAAATGGATTAACAACAATTATCCGCACAATCGTTTAGGTGATGATTCTGTCCAAGGACTACATCTAAAAAAGAATTCAAATTCAATCTCTTGGAGGCTTCTATACCGAGACTCTATCGGCAAACAGCGTAATATTGTACTAGGCCGATACCCATCGATGACTCTTGAAGAAGCAAGGAAGCGTGGAAGAGAGCTTTATGCTGAAATTATTCGTGGTAACGACCCACTAAGGCAGCGCGATGAGGAAAAAGCTAAGGCTGCTAACACCCTCAAAGGTTATTTAGATGAAATTTACACCAAAATCTTAGATACGAAAAAAAGTGGTCGAGAAACCAGACAAATCTTCGACCGACATTTCAGCCACCTTTTCAAAAAAGCTATGACTGAATTGAATGCGAGGGATATTACCGCCTGGCAAGCCCAAATGATTGATAATGGTAAAGCATTCGCTACTCAAAAGCGTGCCTACGGAGCATTAAAAACATTACTCAATGATGCGGTCAAAAGAGGTGTGCTTACAGACAATCCACTGGCAAAAGTCACTTTAGACAAAATTCATGAATCAGAAGAGGTTCATTTAGAGCGCAAATCAAAGCGCAGTTATTTGACCAAAGAACAAATTCATCAGTTGTTTGCTGGCTTAGATAAATATCAAGAGCAAAAACGTGAAGGTCGCCGAAATAGTCGAGCGCATGGCAGAGCCTATCTGCCCAACTTGGATAACCTAGAGTTTGTTGATTATGTAAAGCCGTTTGTTTTGACCATGTTTTATACAGGATTCAGAAATGGTGATGTTTATGGTCTTCGTTGGGAACATATTCATTTTTACGAAGATTCAGCCACCATTCACAAAACCATTGAAAAAACAGCTCATAAAAAACCAGAAGCCAAAACCTTTCCAATCGCCGATGAATTGGCAACCATTTTACAAATTTGGCGTGTTCAAAATGCAAACCCTAAATCGGGTTACGTTTTTTCCAATCCCGAAGGCGAGAGACTTGGTGATACCGCACTCAAAAAACCTTGGAAGAAAATCAAAGAATTCTCTGAATTACCCGACTCTCTTGATCTTTATACACTTCGTCACAACTTTGCTTCATGGCTTGTCATGAATGGCAGTGATCTTTTAACCGTTGCAAAGTTAATGGGGCACAGTGATATCAGAATGATTATTGACCACTACGGCCACCTTCAACCAGACACTTTAGAAAAAGCAGTCTCTGAAAGCTTTGCAAAAATGTTTGCTTAA
- a CDS encoding DUF192 domain-containing protein, giving the protein MQAQNGKYFTTIELNLVRLKTDKEKQRGLMGVKEIPLDRGVIMEYSTEDKRGIWMPNMRVKIDALFFDSSGKITALFRNLIPCKPQNPCPAFRAEKTQFIIETSPGFIDRHKITLNNTRLQLEERYLSDR; this is encoded by the coding sequence GTGCAAGCCCAAAACGGCAAGTATTTTACAACCATCGAGCTAAATCTTGTTCGACTGAAAACCGACAAGGAAAAACAACGGGGTCTGATGGGCGTAAAAGAGATTCCTCTCGACAGAGGCGTCATCATGGAATACTCCACGGAAGACAAACGCGGCATCTGGATGCCGAATATGCGGGTAAAAATCGATGCGCTTTTCTTCGACTCAAGCGGGAAAATCACCGCTTTATTCCGCAATTTGATTCCCTGTAAACCACAAAACCCATGTCCGGCTTTCAGAGCCGAAAAAACGCAGTTCATCATTGAGACTTCGCCCGGTTTTATCGACCGTCATAAGATTACTCTCAACAATACAAGATTACAGCTCGAGGAGCGCTACCTTTCCGATCGGTAA
- a CDS encoding phosphomannomutase, with product MSEKKLAAFKAYDIRGEVPKDLNEELAYKIGRAFASDFSPKTVVVGHDIRLESPGLSSALCQGLMDSGVDIFHLGLCGTEEVYFATSHYQTDGGIMITASHNPKGNNGMKLVSKGSAPISSDSGLREMEQRILNDTFEAPAQSKGQFFEKHDKTAYIEHLMSYVDLNTLKPFKFVVNAGNGAAGPTFDQIEKHLPFQIVKLHHQADGNFPNGIPNPMIVENRTATSEAVIKEHADMGIAWDGDFDRCFLFDNQGNFIEGYYLVGLLAETLLAKHPGGKIVHDPRLTWNTIEQVKQAGGEPILSKTGHAFIKERMRKEDAVYGGEMSAHHYFRDFAYCDSGMIPWLLIAELMSKSGKTLNELIVEREAAFPCSGELNYRVKDSASIIASVEEFYTAHNPVIDRTDGLSMEFPNWRMNIRLSNTEPLLRLNVESRGDKDLVWSKVAEIETMIKA from the coding sequence ATGTCAGAAAAAAAACTTGCCGCTTTTAAGGCTTACGATATCCGCGGCGAAGTGCCGAAAGATTTGAACGAAGAACTCGCCTATAAAATCGGGCGGGCGTTCGCCAGTGATTTTTCCCCAAAAACCGTCGTCGTCGGACACGATATCCGCTTGGAAAGTCCCGGGCTCTCCTCCGCATTATGCCAGGGCCTTATGGACAGTGGTGTCGACATTTTCCACCTTGGGCTGTGCGGAACCGAGGAAGTCTATTTCGCAACCAGCCATTACCAAACCGACGGCGGGATTATGATTACCGCCAGCCATAACCCCAAGGGCAATAACGGAATGAAGCTGGTAAGCAAAGGATCGGCGCCGATCAGCAGCGATTCCGGCTTGCGGGAAATGGAACAGCGTATTCTTAACGATACCTTTGAAGCCCCTGCTCAAAGCAAAGGACAATTTTTCGAAAAACACGACAAAACCGCTTACATCGAACATCTCATGAGTTATGTCGATTTAAACACATTAAAACCGTTTAAGTTTGTCGTCAATGCCGGAAACGGCGCCGCCGGCCCGACCTTTGACCAGATCGAAAAACACCTGCCTTTCCAAATCGTCAAACTCCACCATCAGGCCGACGGCAATTTCCCGAATGGCATCCCAAATCCGATGATTGTCGAAAATCGAACGGCAACTTCTGAAGCCGTCATCAAAGAACACGCCGACATGGGAATCGCCTGGGACGGCGATTTCGATCGTTGTTTCCTGTTTGACAATCAAGGGAATTTCATCGAAGGTTATTACCTTGTCGGCCTGCTCGCCGAAACGCTGCTGGCCAAACACCCTGGAGGGAAAATCGTTCACGATCCGCGCCTGACCTGGAACACCATTGAACAGGTCAAACAAGCTGGAGGAGAGCCAATTCTTTCTAAAACCGGGCACGCTTTTATCAAAGAACGCATGCGCAAAGAAGATGCCGTTTACGGCGGTGAAATGTCGGCTCATCACTATTTCCGGGATTTTGCCTATTGCGACAGTGGAATGATTCCGTGGTTGCTGATTGCCGAATTGATGAGTAAAAGCGGTAAAACCTTGAATGAACTGATTGTCGAACGCGAAGCCGCCTTTCCGTGCAGCGGGGAGCTGAATTACCGCGTAAAAGACAGCGCTTCAATCATCGCCAGTGTCGAAGAATTTTACACTGCGCACAATCCTGTGATTGATCGTACAGATGGATTGAGCATGGAGTTTCCGAACTGGAGAATGAATATCCGCTTATCGAATACCGAACCTTTGCTTCGCCTGAACGTCGAGTCCAGAGGGGATAAGGATCTGGTCTGGAGCAAGGTTGCGGAAATCGAAACCATGATTAAAGCTTAA
- the galU gene encoding UTP--glucose-1-phosphate uridylyltransferase GalU: MKKIVIPVAGLGSRFLPATKAIPKEMITLVDQPLIQYVVTEAVKAGFTDIIFVTHSYKQAIENHFDKNFELETLLTQANKTAQLQKLADIIPEDINIVAVRQPTALGLGHAVLCAASAIGDDDFAVLLPDVILNEESDDLKNMVAAFKKSGKSQIMVEPVPESEVHKYGIVDCLGVYLCGHQSCKMVSIVEKPKTEEAPSNLSVTGRYILDNRVLEILKTTPRGAGNEIQLTDAIAQLMDEKGAEAYCLGGTSFDCGDKLGYLKATVQFALKHPELGEEFTQWLKSFEI; the protein is encoded by the coding sequence ATGAAAAAAATTGTTATCCCCGTTGCCGGCCTCGGCTCACGTTTTCTCCCTGCGACCAAAGCGATTCCCAAAGAGATGATCACCCTGGTTGACCAACCGCTGATTCAATATGTTGTCACCGAAGCAGTCAAAGCAGGTTTTACCGACATCATTTTCGTCACCCACTCATACAAACAAGCCATCGAAAACCACTTCGACAAAAACTTCGAATTAGAAACACTCCTCACCCAAGCCAACAAAACCGCCCAGCTGCAAAAACTAGCCGACATCATCCCGGAAGACATCAATATCGTTGCGGTTCGCCAACCGACCGCCTTGGGGTTGGGGCATGCTGTACTGTGCGCCGCTTCGGCAATCGGAGATGATGATTTTGCCGTACTACTGCCAGACGTGATCCTTAACGAAGAATCCGACGATTTGAAGAATATGGTCGCCGCTTTCAAGAAAAGCGGTAAAAGCCAAATCATGGTTGAGCCGGTACCGGAAAGTGAAGTCCATAAATACGGCATCGTTGACTGTCTCGGCGTCTACCTGTGCGGACATCAGTCTTGCAAGATGGTCAGCATCGTCGAAAAACCGAAAACGGAAGAAGCGCCATCTAACCTGTCGGTGACCGGGCGCTATATTCTTGATAACAGAGTTTTGGAAATACTAAAAACCACTCCGCGCGGAGCGGGTAACGAAATCCAGTTGACCGACGCCATCGCTCAACTCATGGATGAAAAAGGCGCAGAAGCCTATTGTCTCGGAGGCACGAGTTTCGACTGCGGAGACAAACTCGGCTATCTGAAGGCAACCGTTCAATTCGCACTCAAGCATCCAGAACTGGGTGAAGAGTTCACTCAATGGTTAAAAAGTTTTGAGATATGA
- a CDS encoding OmpA family protein, giving the protein MKKSIGVFLPVAALSALFLNTPVHAAASESGYVVDSNGEIVRDQFGGCVRNSNWVKDNEACGGEAEAKPVAKVEPEPVVAPAPEPEPVIVETIVVEDVPAAFVGFFALDKAELTAEAKVKLDAYAEYMQKHPKKSLAIQGYTDSQGSEAYNMELSQKRADAVKGYLVSKGVAAERMAAVGEGESNPVADNATAEGRAQNRRVELTLLD; this is encoded by the coding sequence ATGAAAAAGTCTATCGGCGTTTTTTTGCCTGTTGCTGCGTTGTCCGCGCTGTTTTTAAACACACCGGTTCATGCTGCGGCAAGTGAATCCGGCTATGTGGTGGATTCAAACGGTGAAATTGTTCGTGATCAGTTTGGCGGGTGCGTTCGTAATAGTAATTGGGTGAAAGACAATGAAGCCTGTGGTGGCGAGGCCGAGGCAAAGCCGGTCGCAAAGGTTGAACCTGAGCCTGTGGTAGCGCCGGCTCCAGAACCGGAACCGGTTATTGTCGAAACCATCGTGGTTGAAGATGTGCCTGCGGCCTTTGTCGGCTTTTTTGCTTTGGATAAGGCTGAATTGACTGCAGAAGCGAAAGTTAAATTGGATGCTTATGCCGAATATATGCAGAAACATCCTAAGAAAAGTCTGGCAATTCAAGGGTATACCGATAGTCAGGGTAGCGAAGCCTATAATATGGAACTGTCTCAGAAACGCGCCGATGCCGTAAAAGGTTATCTGGTGTCAAAAGGCGTTGCAGCGGAACGCATGGCGGCTGTTGGTGAGGGTGAATCTAATCCGGTTGCCGACAATGCAACAGCAGAGGGGCGTGCGCAAAACCGCCGAGTCGAGTTGACCTTGTTGGATTGA